The Brevibacterium atlanticum genome segment CGTCGGTGTCATCGTCCGCGTCTTCGCGTCCGGATTCGTCGATGCGATCGCCCCGGTGCTGCCGTGGCTGGCATCGATCGCCATCGCCTACATCGTGTCCGTAGTCGTGGCCGGTTCGGCCGGGTCGATCGCGACTGCGGGTGTGCTCGTGCTGCTGGCCGTCGTCACGCACAATGTGCTCGGCCTGGCAGTCGGCTACGGCGTGGCCGCGGCCTGTCGCCTCGACACCCCGACGCGTCGGGCTATGTCCTTCGAGGTCGGACTCCAGAACTCCGGACTGGCATCGACCCTGGCGACCACGTACTTCTCGCCACTGGCGGCTCTGCCGGGCGCGGTGTTCAGCGTGTGGCACAACGTCTCCGGTGCGCTGCTCGCCTCGATCTTCGCCCGCCGACCCTACGTCAAGGCACCGGTCGATGCGCCCGAGCGCGTCTCCGTGGGCGCCTCCGCGTCCGCTACCGAAGACACCGGATCTACCGGCGGAAGCACCGGATCCATCGATGGGAGCACCGAACGATGAGCACACCGATGAGCGCCGAGGCGGCTCCGAGCCGGGGATTCGAGTCCTTCACCGGCGAATCACTCGAGGTGACGGGCCGACGGTTCACGATCCGGCGCGCGGTGGAGTCCGATCTGTCGGCCCTCGTGGCACTGCTGCGCGACGACGTGCTCGGCGCCGCCCGCGAGGGCACTGCCGATACTGCCGCGGGCCGCACGAACACAGGCGACACCGACGCGTCCGACTCTGACGATCTGGCCGCCTATGCTCGTGCCTTCGGACTCATCAACGCCGACCCCAACCAGCTGCTCGTCGCTGTCGAAGAGGATACGGAAGTCGTCGGCACGCTCCAGCTCAGTCTCATGCCGAGCCTGTCGCGTCGCGGCACTCTGCGTCTGCAGATCGAAGCGGTGCGCATCGGTGCCGCCGCACAGGGAATCGGCCTCGGCACCTCGGTCTTCGAATGGGCGCATGACTGCGGTCGCCGCTTCGGTGCCCGGCTCGTCCAGCTCACGACCGACAAGTCACGTGGCGATGCGCAGCGCTTCTACGCACGACTCGGTTACGTCGCCAGCCACGAGGGTCTCAAACTCCCACTCACCTAGCGAGCATCACCTGCGGATTCGGCTTCCTGCGGCCGGTCGGCGATGCTCGTGGTGTCCGGCTCCGCCTCGGCGAACTCGGTCTCACCCTGACCGAAGGTGCCGAGGAACTCGTTGTCGTCGCCGCTGAGTTCCTTCTCGAATGCGGCGAGGTTGCGCGTCGACTCTCCGCGACTGACCCTCCACGCCCATTCCCTCTTCATCCCGGTGCGGAATCCGATGAGGAGGAGTTCGTTGAACGAGGAATCGGCAGTGGCGAGCATGGCTCCGAGCAGCCTGTCGAGCTCATCGAGCAGGTGCTCCCTGGGCACGCTGGCGCGCAGATAGACATCGCCGAGGCTGTCGATCGCGAACGCGACCGGTCCTGGCCTGAGGTTCTTCTGCAGCAGCCACCGGTTGAACTCGGCGGCGTTCTCGTCGGGGTGGCGGATGACGAAGGCCTGCAGGTGGGCTGTGCGGGCGAAGACGCTGATGGCGACGTTCGTTTTGAGCTTCTTTTCGCCGGGCAGGGTGACGACGATCTCGGAGTCCTCGACGGAGTCGACGGGCACGTCGTTGCTCTCGGCCCACGTGCGCACGCCGGTGAGGATCGCCTCGGTGTCGGTGCTCATGGTCTCACGCCTTTCGTTCGACTCTCGTGCTCACCATCGACTTTAGTCCTTCAGCACGCGCCGAACTCCTTCAGTACGCTCCCAGCGCTGCGGATCTCGGCCGCGACCCTGCATCCGCCGTCGCCTTGTGGGCGGTCACAGCGTCGGGGTCCGGGAGGACGTCGAGGACGGCGGCGACAGTGCACCCCCAGTCGAAGCGCTCGGCTCGGTCGACAGCGTGGGCACCGAGTTCGCGGCGCAGCTCCTCATCGCGCAGCAGGGTCTCGATCGCCGTCGCCCAGTGGCGCGGGTTGTGGTCGGCGATGAGCAGTCCCGAATGTCCGTGCTCGACGATCTCGGGCAGTCCACCCACCGCCGAGGCGATTGCGGGCAGTCCGGAGGAGGCGGCTTCGGCGGCGACGAGGCCGAAGGATTCGCTGCGGGAGGGCACGATGAGCACATCGGCGGCGCGGTAGTAGTCGACGAGGACGTGTGCGGGCACGGGCAGCCGCACCTCGACGCTGGGTTCTGCCGCGATGGCGGAAGTGAGTGAACGCAGGTACGTCGAGGAGACCGTCGCGGGCCGGCCACCGGCGCCCGCCGGTGTCCGGGGATCGACTCCGGAGGCCGCACCGAGGAGGATCCCCCGGGTGCGGGAGGCCAGGTGCGGATCGCGCTCACGCAGCTCGGCCAGGGCATCGACGGCGACGTCGGTGCCTTTGATGAACTGCATCCGCCCGACGTAGAGGACGATCGCTTCGTCGTCGCCGAAGCCGAGTCGCTGCCGGGCGGCGGACTTCTCACCGGGCCGGTAGAGAGTGTGGTCGACGCCGGGGCGGGCGATGACGACCGAGTCCGGTTCGGCACCGACTTCGCTGATGAGGTCGCGCCGCTCGACCGGGGTGCCGGCGACGAGGAGGTCGGCTTCCGCTGCGATCCGCTCTTCGGCCTGCAGGCGCTGGGGCCGCTCGTGGTTGGTCTCCGAGTCGCGGTTCTTCACCGCACCGATCGTGTGCATACTCACGGCGATGGGCACACGGACGCGATCCGGTTCGAACGCTCGGTCGGCATGGGCGGGTTCGCTCGGAGCCAACGAGGACTCCGCGGTGATCTCACGGGCGCGCAGGGCCGCCTCGGCGGAGATCCAATAGTGGGCCCAGATGAACTCGGCGGCACGGAAGTCCGGGTGGTCGTTGAGCAGCTGTGCGAGCTCGTCGATGGCGTCGGCGAGTTCGTCCTTCGTCATCGCATCGGTCGGCAGGTGGTGGAGGGTGATGGATTCGGCGATCTCCATACGGGTGCTGTCGTGCCCCCCTGTGCCGTTGTCGTCCCCGGTTCCCACATCGGCCCCGGTGCCCGTACTGACCCGGTCGCCGTCATTGCCCCCGGACCCGTCCAGCCCGCCGGGATCTGCGGTGAAGACGTCGACCCTGTGCCCCGCCTCGGCGAGAGCGCGCACCGACTGATCGACGTAGACGTTCATTCCTCCGGCATCGCCCTGGCCGGGCTGAGCGGCGGGTGACGTGTGGAGGGAGAGGACGGAGATGCGCACGGGGACAGTCTAGCCAACGACTAACCGAGGAAATCGCCGAGGATGCGGCGCACTTCGTGGCGTCCGCGCCACAGGATCGACCCCGGAGGGAGCACCTCGAGGCGAGCGTTCGGGATGGCTGCGTCGATCGCCTCGGCGATGGGGACCGGGTGAGCCGCGTCGGCCTCGTGGGTGAGGATGAGGACCTCGCCAGGGAAGGTCCGCAGATTCTCAGCGGCATCGGCAGTGTCGTCGACAGCGGTCTCGAGCGCGAGCCCGAGCCCGTCGGACATGTCCGTGTGGACGAGATTCTCCGCCTTCGCCTTCGTCCACGCCCGCGCGGGGAGCATCTCGGCCACCTCGGCGGGTTCCCGGGTGAGCATGAGATCGACGATGCCGTCGACATCTTCACCGGCGACAAGACCGCGCAGTCGCTCGAGGTAGGAGCGGTTGGCAGCGGTCACCTCGGCGGGGAATCCGGTGAAGGAGGCGGGCAGGACGAGGGCGACCTTCTCAAGGTCCGCGATCACGGGGTGCGCCGTGCTGAGCAGGTAGAGCAGACCGCCGGCGGACATCGATACCCCGAGGGCCTGCGTCGCCGAGGTGGCGCGCAGGGCGTCGGCGAGCGACTCGGCGATCTGAGGGTAGGTCCATCCGGGGCCGGGTGAGGGTCGGCCGCCGTGGCCGGGCAGGTGAAGGAAATGGCGGGTGCCGGAGATGCCGGTGCCGAAGGGGCGGGTGTCGCGGATGGCACCGGCGAAACCGTGGCTGAAGAGGGTGTGCGGAAGGCCTGCGCCGAAAGTGGCGATGTAACCGGTGTCGGGACCCGGCAGGCTGAGGTCGTCGCTCATGCGGTGTGTGCGGTCATCGCGTCTCGTGCGGTCACGGTGCGTACAGCCTCAGCGGTTGCGGTAGCGCGGGTCGACGGCCCTGACCTTCGGGCGGACGTCGGTGAGGTAGACGATGCCGGCGACGAGGGCGATGATGTTGAGGAAGATCATGCGCATACCCATCGGCGGGAGTGCGATGAGCGCGAGCGCGAGTCCGACGCCGAGGAGGATGACCCAGAACTTCTTGCTCTGCTTGTCCACGGCGCGGTAGTTCTCGTCTTTGAAGCGCAGGCAGTCGATGAACGCCCACAGCTGGACGATGAAGGCGGCCACCGTCAGCGCGAGAAAGACGAGACTCTGAAAGCCCGCAATGTATTCCATTCCCCCAGCCTAGCAATTCCCGCCCGCTCGGGTCAGGCCGGGCTGGCGATCCTGGGCGATTGCCCACCCCCGACTCACCGCACTCTCAGAGGATGCCCGTCGTGCGGATGAGTGCGCACATCCCCATGCCGATGACGACGGCGAGGAGCATGGGGACCCGCACGATTGCGGCGAGCACCCCGGCCCCGACGCCGATGAGGCGGGCCGGGTCGGCGAGGTCCTGGCCGTCGAAGATCGCCGTCGTGGCGAACACGGCGCCGATGAGCACGACCGTCGCGCGGTCCATCCACATCGTCACGCGCTCGGTCGAGGTGCCCGAATCGTCCACCCCCGCTGAGGTGGTGCCCGCGCCGCCGCTGGTCACCGGCTGACCGCGGCGACCCTTCGTGGCGATGGCGCCGCCGAGCTTCACCCCGGCGAAGCGCATGAGGTAGGTTCC includes the following:
- a CDS encoding GNAT family N-acetyltransferase; translation: MSTPMSAEAAPSRGFESFTGESLEVTGRRFTIRRAVESDLSALVALLRDDVLGAAREGTADTAAGRTNTGDTDASDSDDLAAYARAFGLINADPNQLLVAVEEDTEVVGTLQLSLMPSLSRRGTLRLQIEAVRIGAAAQGIGLGTSVFEWAHDCGRRFGARLVQLTTDKSRGDAQRFYARLGYVASHEGLKLPLT
- a CDS encoding YbjN domain-containing protein — its product is MSTDTEAILTGVRTWAESNDVPVDSVEDSEIVVTLPGEKKLKTNVAISVFARTAHLQAFVIRHPDENAAEFNRWLLQKNLRPGPVAFAIDSLGDVYLRASVPREHLLDELDRLLGAMLATADSSFNELLLIGFRTGMKREWAWRVSRGESTRNLAAFEKELSGDDNEFLGTFGQGETEFAEAEPDTTSIADRPQEAESAGDAR
- a CDS encoding glycosyltransferase, coding for MRISVLSLHTSPAAQPGQGDAGGMNVYVDQSVRALAEAGHRVDVFTADPGGLDGSGGNDGDRVSTGTGADVGTGDDNGTGGHDSTRMEIAESITLHHLPTDAMTKDELADAIDELAQLLNDHPDFRAAEFIWAHYWISAEAALRAREITAESSLAPSEPAHADRAFEPDRVRVPIAVSMHTIGAVKNRDSETNHERPQRLQAEERIAAEADLLVAGTPVERRDLISEVGAEPDSVVIARPGVDHTLYRPGEKSAARQRLGFGDDEAIVLYVGRMQFIKGTDVAVDALAELRERDPHLASRTRGILLGAASGVDPRTPAGAGGRPATVSSTYLRSLTSAIAAEPSVEVRLPVPAHVLVDYYRAADVLIVPSRSESFGLVAAEAASSGLPAIASAVGGLPEIVEHGHSGLLIADHNPRHWATAIETLLRDEELRRELGAHAVDRAERFDWGCTVAAVLDVLPDPDAVTAHKATADAGSRPRSAALGAY
- a CDS encoding alpha/beta fold hydrolase; amino-acid sequence: MSDDLSLPGPDTGYIATFGAGLPHTLFSHGFAGAIRDTRPFGTGISGTRHFLHLPGHGGRPSPGPGWTYPQIAESLADALRATSATQALGVSMSAGGLLYLLSTAHPVIADLEKVALVLPASFTGFPAEVTAANRSYLERLRGLVAGEDVDGIVDLMLTREPAEVAEMLPARAWTKAKAENLVHTDMSDGLGLALETAVDDTADAAENLRTFPGEVLILTHEADAAHPVPIAEAIDAAIPNARLEVLPPGSILWRGRHEVRRILGDFLG
- a CDS encoding DUF2516 family protein encodes the protein MEYIAGFQSLVFLALTVAAFIVQLWAFIDCLRFKDENYRAVDKQSKKFWVILLGVGLALALIALPPMGMRMIFLNIIALVAGIVYLTDVRPKVRAVDPRYRNR
- a CDS encoding AzlD domain-containing protein, giving the protein MMSAGSFLIALAALSLGTYLMRFAGVKLGGAIATKGRRGQPVTSGGAGTTSAGVDDSGTSTERVTMWMDRATVVLIGAVFATTAIFDGQDLADPARLIGVGAGVLAAIVRVPMLLAVVIGMGMCALIRTTGIL